In the Panthera leo isolate Ple1 chromosome D3, P.leo_Ple1_pat1.1, whole genome shotgun sequence genome, TGCATCCCTTGagccagaaatatatttttcttaacatgAAACATGAACAGTAGTCCTACAGGTCTACACCAAAACTCTAACTATTCTGGACTCCAAGTACTCAATCTTTTAGTATAACACACTTCTCTGTAGTGAGAAGCCCCCTGGTGGCCCATCCATCTACTGCCTCCAACTTCTTCATTTAAAGCTAAAAATCACTCTGCatttctttccaggttttttcttaGAACATCAATTCATTCCACAGGAAAAACTCCACTTAGTTCAAGCTTTCATGTTAATGTCTGTTGGAGAGCTAGAAAGACCATCTAGATAGCATGGAAAAGTCGTGATTTTCGCTAGCCCATTTTCAGTTCACCTCTTTTCCAAGATTGACTGATGGACACATGCCAGGTCTCATAGAGCTCAACCAAGTCATAAGCTGACTTCCACTGAGGGAAGACATGTTCAAAACCTGAGGACACCCAGAGGGAGGTGTCCTACTCAGCCCCAAGGCTCAGAAATGGCTTTTCCCCAGAGGGCTGCAGAAATCTACACTAAGTATAAGTCCAATCAGCCTCCAAAGAAAGACCCTGCCAGCAAGGTGACTCTCACCATTGGGCATGAGCTCCACTACCAAGGTCGGGTAAGCCATGTTGGTACAGCCAACTTCAGTGCCACAATATTTCTTACATTCCGAGGGGACGGTGCAGGCAACTTTTTCTGGAGAAAGATGAAAAGCCAGGTCAGTAAGTAGACATTGGGGAAATACTTCCAAGATTCGCTTTCTTAAAACAAGGCTTCAAACAAGACATTCCTGCCCATGGTCCTGAATTGGTTCCACAGAGAGTGCAGCTCCAAATTGAGCCCTTCTATGCCATGCCCCTGCCCCGCTGGTATGACTGTCTCTAAGATCTTACTGGGGAGAAAAAGGTTCttaggcagaggaagggggaagcAAAGCAATGCTCAGAGTAGGAAGGGAGGGGGCACAATCTTTAGCCTGGAACTCTCTACAGCTTAGCAGTAACTATTGTCTTGTTTCTCCTGAAAATCACAATGAAACTGTGGCTCctaattttgaagtttatttgaaGTAGCTTTTACAAGTAGGATTGAACACCAGATGACTGAGGGAATTCCTCACTAGGAATGCTGTTGGGTAGTACTTCTAAGATGTGAAAAATCTGGagtggagagagacaggaggTAGTCTGGAAAGGGAAGGGGACATGATTTAGAAGCTTAGGGAAAATTTTAGTAACTTCTTtagaattaaaacaacaaacatttattatgtacCTACTATAGGTATATCCTTTAGTGCTGTTCCGTAGAGCACTGATTCATTATAGCACTGCCTCAAATATTAAGTGTGTTATATCTATTATATCATAAATTATTCAGTTAAGAATATTATTCTCATGACAGGTGAGCTAGTATAGGAGTATGAGATCACTATTAGGAGCATGATTAACAGCCAATGGCAGCAAGTACCCCCAGACTGTCCTGTCTTCATTTTGGAGAGAGCTTACCAAAGTTTCGCTCCATGGTGCTCTCTTTTTTGCCATTATTTCATATTCCAGGAAACAGTTTTGACCTATTATGGCTGACccaaaaaagcaaatggaaatctGGAGAAGCCTCAAAAGGGTCAAGAAAGACTCTATCACCCTAGATAGCAAAGTACAAGACTCGGGGCTCTTCAAGGAAATGGTCCAAGAAACAGGGCTCTGAGCACCAAGCAATTAGAGCCTGGGCAGGGTTCTTTGCCATTAAAGACACACCACCACGGCCTGAGTAAGACTGAGCAAAAAGTTAGTAAATATTAGCTGGAAGAAGCTACAGCTAGAGGTGTATCATGACTTCAGAGAatttggaaaagggaagaaagtaatTGTCAATGTAAGGAACCAGAAAGACAACCCCACAGGCTCTGCGACCTTAAGTTGTTTGCTATCTAAAGGGGGAATAATAATGCCTGGTAATtgtggcaagaaaaaaaagaagatggcagaaaagaaagagaagagagttaCAGGGCTTTAGAAGTTACACAGAGCCTGGAAAATGGAAGAGAGTGGCTGCTGAGTCTAGCAAAAGGCATCACCTGTGTACAGGATGCGGCTGATCATTCCCGGCATCACCATGAGGAACATAGGCAGCAGCTTCAGGTACCCACACATGACACAGCCGGCCTTCACATGAGACATGTTTTTGGCTGAGAGGCAGCGTTGCACAATGACCTGACAGAGAAAGCAGTGAGAGTGGGGTGCAGGCCAGAGACCCCTCAATGCCCTCTGGCTACTCCTAGCAACACTCCTACATGTCCTCGGCCCTTGGCCTGGCACCTCCTTGTCAGTAAGGCTCAGTGACCCCAGACCACATGAGCCCTGTTCTACCTTACCCACTACCACAAGCCACAGACAGGAGTCCCTGTAGAGACCTGGGAACACCCCGTCCACTCCACACATCCAGCATAGGTACCTGATCTGTGCACCAGTACCACAGGGCAAGGATGGACAACCCAAAGGTGAGCCCAGGCCATGGCAGGTCTCCAGTGAGGGGGTCTCGGAAGATGTGGAAAGAGTCAGCTCTCGGTGTATAACATTCTTTCTTGATGGTGATGTTTCCATCAGAAATCACAGTTGGAATGGCTTTCATGTACTTTATCATGAAGGTATCATACCCTCCCACTTCATGAAAAGCTGGAAAACATCAGCAACAAACATCCTGAAACTCTCAACTCTTAATTCAAGTTTCTTCCTGTGAATGCCTGAGAAATCACCCTCGcagtgtggtcttgggcaagtcattttccCAACCTGGGCTTCAACCTTCTCATCCACAGAATGGGATTATTAACCCTGCCCAACCTCCTTGTGGGGCTACTGTGAGGGTCCAAAACAATAACCTGTAAAAGTATTTCAAccataaacctttttaaaaagagaaaggatttggggcacctgggttgaacgtctgactcttaatttcggctcaggtcatgatctcatggctcatgagttttgctagtgcagagcctgcctgggattctctgtctacctctttctctgcctctctctctctctctgtctctcaaatataaataaataaacattaaaatttttttaattaaaaaagggaaaagacttgaattattaaaagaaagaccTTGGTTTTGAAGATTCAAggcctcttttcccctcccttttgCTGTCAGCAGCAGCCTTTAAAATCCTGCACAGAGACCTAGAGACACACAGACTCAATCATACCACTCCTGGTCACAGCAATGTGgtaagacagacagagaaagggtAAGGAGTAAGGAGAAAGGGTAAGGAGCCCTACCACCTCTTGGCTGTGTGTCCTTGAATAAGGTattccagcctctgccctgctgAACCCCATGGACCACTGGGGGGAAACCAAATAGAAGCTCTtggaaagaagagaacagagagtgGATAAGAGGCTTCACAGGACACACAGAGAGTACAGgccctcttaaaaacaaaacgcATTTATATTCTCCCATAACAAGTACCTCTATATCTAGGGTCTCCAGTTTTGTCTTTAGGATTTCACagacaaataaaatttcaaaattggagtcagggGACAACACACaatggctaatttttaaaattttatcaaataaggacataaacaagaaaatgatCACTTATTGTCAttaattcataaaagaaaggatatttaaGATTTGAATATATTTAGCCTGCTGGGTATTTAgccttatccttttttttttttttttttttttttttttttgtccagtttTTCTGTGGAGAGCAGACCATGACATCAGAGGCCCACATTGGGAACCACTGGCTCAGTCCATCTAGAGAGAGCAGTAGGGAATCCAGGTATTGTCTGGGCCAGGCCTAGTCTGAGATCTCCAGGGCTGAGGAAGGTGCCCCCTGTACACCCACAGTGATGGCCAATCTAGGCTGCACCACTCCCCTAGAGAGGGCAGAGGGTACCGGGCTTACTTCCCGGACCAGCAATAGGCAGGGAGGCTAggcttgcttttctttccctgggCCTCTTACTctgccaccccacctccccagtctGCCCCAGTCCCACTTACCAAACCCGGTCAAGATAAAAGACCCCACCAGCATGATCACTGTCTGCAAGGTGTCCGTGTAAATCACAGCTGCCAGGCCCCCTAAGCAGGCAAAGGAGACAATATGTCTGACCTCATATAGGAGGACAACCTGTCAGCCTACCTCCTTTGCCCactgcctgcccctctccctctgcacaccCTCTGAACACACCCCTCAGTCACCTGCCtaactttccttccctctcttgttCTTTTACAGTAGTCTGCTACCCTGCATGTTCCCACACCTCCACTTTTCACAACGCTGGGAAGGCCTTGGAAATTGAATATTTCTCCCTGCTTGAGGAGGAAGAGTTTGATGCAACCATTTGAAGGTAGGAGATGGCTCAAAGGAGATGGTTATGGTAAGAAGCGTCttccacaggggcgcctgggtggctcagtccattaagtgtctgacttcagctcaggtcatgatctcaccactcctGAGTTCAgaccctgtatcgggctctgtgctgacagctcagagcctggagcctgctttggattctgtgtctccctctctctctgcgcatcctcccctcgtgctctctctgtctctcaaaaataaataaacattaaaaaaacatgtcTTCCACAAACAAAGACAGGGAAGAGCAAGGAGTAGACATCTCTACAAGGTGTCTGGGGACTTTACTGAATCAACACATTTCAAAGGGCCACTAGCATGTCTGCTCTCTCTTTACTCAGACCATCTaagtaacttttttcttctttcataattgagtttttatttgttgttctgaGGATCAGTACAGACGATTCAATTTGTACACAATTCTTAACGTATGTActgaaaacctaaaaaaaaccaTGTAGCTGTGGTTCTTTTCTCAAAGTTATTACAGTGAACTTCCAGCTTAAAATTGGAGGCAAATTTCCCTTAACAGTATATCAAATACTGGTATCTTCAAATGTTGATATGCTGTTACACTGTTAAGTCCCATTAATTCACAATTTAATGTCATATACACTACATACTCAAATTTTCAATCTTGCACAAGACATTAACGAGGTTACTAGGAAACTGGACTACCACAACCAACATGTTACAGAATGCACAAAATTCTGACAGGGAGAGCCAAGATCAAGGAGTGGTTTTCTTTAGGAAACAATTCTAGCATAAACAACATGGGAAtagaagtaatttaaaatgtcCAAGACATATTAAATGCACGACTGACTCCAAGTTGCCATTTAGTATGCTTGGTATTATAGGATATAAAAACTACCCCATCTATGAATGTTAAGCTGACACCCAAGACGATCAAAGCCTCCCATATTCAATATCCCACTATTTTCTGGTTGTGCCAAAAAATAAACAGCGGCAAATGATttcacctcttaaaaaaaaaaaaaaaagcatttacacttaaaaaatgggatGAGGTGGGATTTCctccttcttaaaaatgtttctagagcTACTAAAAAACTTGAATTTACAAAATAGTTGGTAAAAATATTCCTCTGGATTGTACAAGAAGGGAGACAGGGACCACTGGTAAGACATGGGATATGATACTAATCAGacttggcttctttctctcctacTTCATCAGAGGCTGGACTCTCCTCGTTTTTAGTTTCTCCGTTTTCTGCAGGTAAGaagtcttcttttgtttcttggttaGCCACTTCAGCCTGTTTTCCCTTTGCTccccttttcccctttgtttgCACTCTTTTGTCTGAAGATTTCTCCTTTCCCGCCGCCTTTTTTGGCTTCGCTTCCATTTTTGCAAGAGCAGGTTTAGCTGACCTCCTCTTGGGCTCCTTCTTCGCCGCCCCCTCGGCGGAGCTGACCTTCCTCTTGGGCATCGTGGCGGCGGGGCGGGCACGTGCCGGCTGCCTGGAGGCCGCCGCGCACCGAAAGCCTTCACGAAGCTGGGCTGCCTGGCCGCTACCACTCCTCCCGTCGCCCGAGCTGCTCTAAGTAATTTCTTGTCCCAAAAGCTGTGGGACTCCAGCTACACAGCAAACTTCATTACtgacccagccccctccccaacctaGAACAGAGTAACACTTCCGAAAAGGTGTCCCCAATTGCTCTTCCTGTCACTAGCTTCTCCATTCATCTCTTTAGTCTTCTTCTAAAATCTCTGTATGtgtcactccctcccttcctgcctacAGTGCCTCCCAGTGGCTGTCACATCAAACCCAAAGCCTCCTTCTGGCTTCCAGGACCCTTGCACTGTGGCCTCATTTGAACTATCAGGACTTATcacccacacacataccccaGGTACCTCCCATTGACCACCCATCTCCAGCCAAACACATCTACTTGCTCACACTGCCCCAAACGCATGCCATGCCCATTCCTGACTCCATTCCCTGCTCTCCCCTATCCCTGCACCTGGCACTCCCTCTCTAATTCTCCCAACTTCTATCCACAACCTGGaaggccaggccctgccccactTCCTAGAAGAAGCTGTCCTGACTATTCCACCCAACACTGGAGTTTTCTGGGGCCCCCGTATAACTTGTTAGGGCCTGAGAGTGGGGACTAAGCAAACACTCCATCCTAAAACTGTGTCCTGGGTGTATCTCTCTTTATTGAGAGAAGAAGCTATGTCTCCTAGgtcctcctcctttcctgggCTTCAGTTGAGTCATTTGTAGGACTCACCTGTGATCGTATAAAGACCAGTGATTGCCAATAAAAGAAAGATGGCCAAATACAGATCCAGACCCAAGGCCATGTTGATGAATATGGCCCCAGAGAAGATGTCtgcctggaaggagaggagagacagagttaGGAATGAGGGAAGCCAGCTGGCTGCAAGTTGCACCCAGGGTCTGACTGAGGCACTTCAGCTGCAGGGACAGAGAGGCAAACTTGAAAGGGGTAGCAGAAAGTGTTTCCTTAGTAATGTCAATGCTTGTGATTTCTGCAGCCCAATGTTAGACCACACATCCCTTGCCCTTTGGCTAAAATCCCCCAATTAGAGGTTCATGTTTTTATCCCTGGTTCAGAATATAAAAGACAAGTACTGCACATttccacatatatatgatatctaaaatatgcaaatttataaaatcaaagaCTAGAATAGTGATTACCACAAAGGGGGGTTGGGGgacagggaaatggggagttattaaTCAACGGgcacaaagtttcagttaagtaagatgaataagttctagagatctgccatacaacattgtgcctatagtcaacaataatgtattttacacttaaaatttgtcAAAAAGATAGATggcatgttaagtgttcttaacacaacaaaataaaaaataaaaaaatattaacacttcAGGATCATACTATATTTCTAGGTTTCTCGACAAGCTTTATTCAAGATGATAGTAGATATCCCACGGGAAGAAAAGATTCCCTGGTCAAAAAAGTCTATGAAATGCTGGATTAAACAAATTAAGGCAGTTTCTTTACTACACAATTTCTCTAAGCCTTTAAAATACAGCATGTACTGTGAATCCCCAGGAGAGGACCATGGGAAATGACCCTTCACAAACTTAATTAACTATGGAACTCTGTTTGCCAAGGAATAACTATTAACACCTTGAGGTTTGCCCAACCCACCTGTGGACTGCTGCTCTAAGCTATTATCCATCATTTACACCTCAGTGTGCAAAGGCTTATCAAATCTATTCCCAAAAGCAAGTTTGAGTGCTAGAGAGTCCATGAGAGGGAAACCCCACCCACACTCTGGAGCAGAGAAACTTTAGCAatatcataattttatcttctcagcCCAGATGGAGTCCGCTTTGACTCAAACACAACCAGAACATCACCAAGAATCTCTTGCATGGCAGGCTTGCTTCTAGGTGGTTTTATCTAGATTATCTCATGTAGCTTTAGGGAAAAGTGTTCCCTCTTCACCCCCAAATTCACCAGTTATGTTCTTGAtgttgttctctttctcctccctgcctcatttAGCCCCATAAAGAATCTTCTACCTGGCTGTATGGTGCAATTCCTAATTTTAACCAACAGAGAGCACTG is a window encoding:
- the LOC122203870 gene encoding non-histone chromosomal protein HMG-14-like — encoded protein: MPKRKVSSAEGAAKKEPKRRSAKPALAKMEAKPKKAAGKEKSSDKRVQTKGKRGAKGKQAEVANQETKEDFLPAENGETKNEESPASDEVGEKEAKSD